A stretch of Faecalibacterium duncaniae DNA encodes these proteins:
- the rmuC gene encoding DNA recombination protein RmuC: MEFLAGLYTLLLVTICLLLAVVLWKLNKPRNGGDYEELKRWMQQQLDAQAKDFAARQAAMAEQNYTAIRSVSETLQTSVQSMSTTLAQGQSGQQQILTQRLQSLEAANTQKLEELRRTLAENMTALQAENAKKLDEIRHTVDEQLQDALQKRVTESFKAVNDQLEQVYKGLGEMQNLAADVGGLKQVLSGVKTRGILGEIQLGAILEEILAPEQYETNVATIPGSTQRVEYAIKMPGADDGTVWLPIDSKFPGDTYAHLQDAQASGDAQAVENARHALELVLRSEAKDIREKYVEPPYTTTFGILFLPFEGLYAEVVNAGLLEVLQRDYQVNIAGPSTMAALLNSLQMGFKTLAIQKRSGEVWQLLGAVKTEFDKFGQGLSKMQQRLRQTDEELDNLIGVRSRAISRKLRSVQSLDDASAAALLELDNEPGRPVAARLPEELE; the protein is encoded by the coding sequence ATGGAATTTTTAGCTGGATTGTACACCCTGCTGCTGGTCACCATCTGCCTGCTGCTGGCAGTGGTGCTCTGGAAACTGAACAAGCCCCGGAACGGGGGAGACTACGAGGAGCTCAAGCGCTGGATGCAGCAGCAGCTCGATGCACAGGCAAAAGACTTTGCGGCCAGACAGGCGGCAATGGCGGAGCAGAATTACACCGCCATCCGCAGCGTCAGTGAGACGCTGCAGACCTCAGTGCAGAGCATGAGCACCACGCTGGCACAGGGCCAGAGCGGCCAGCAGCAGATCCTGACCCAGCGGCTCCAGAGTCTGGAGGCCGCCAACACCCAGAAGCTGGAAGAGCTGCGCAGGACCCTTGCGGAAAACATGACCGCCCTGCAGGCCGAGAACGCCAAAAAGCTGGATGAGATCCGCCACACCGTGGATGAGCAACTGCAGGATGCCCTGCAGAAGCGGGTGACCGAGAGCTTCAAGGCTGTGAACGACCAGCTGGAACAGGTGTACAAGGGGCTGGGCGAGATGCAGAACCTTGCCGCCGATGTGGGCGGGCTGAAGCAGGTGCTCTCGGGCGTTAAGACCCGCGGCATTCTGGGTGAGATACAGCTGGGGGCCATTCTGGAAGAGATCCTGGCCCCGGAGCAGTACGAGACCAATGTAGCCACCATCCCGGGCAGCACCCAGCGGGTGGAATATGCCATCAAGATGCCGGGTGCGGACGACGGCACGGTCTGGCTGCCCATCGACTCCAAATTCCCCGGCGATACCTACGCACACTTGCAGGATGCCCAGGCCTCCGGCGATGCGCAGGCGGTGGAGAATGCCCGCCATGCGCTGGAACTGGTGCTGCGGAGCGAGGCAAAGGATATCCGGGAAAAGTATGTGGAACCGCCCTACACCACGACCTTTGGCATCCTCTTCCTGCCTTTTGAAGGATTGTACGCCGAGGTGGTGAACGCCGGTCTGCTGGAGGTGCTGCAGCGGGATTATCAGGTGAACATTGCAGGCCCCAGCACCATGGCGGCTCTGCTCAACAGCCTGCAGATGGGCTTCAAGACCCTTGCCATCCAGAAGCGCTCCGGCGAGGTCTGGCAGCTGCTGGGTGCCGTTAAGACGGAGTTTGACAAGTTCGGGCAGGGGCTCTCCAAGATGCAGCAGCGCCTGCGCCAGACCGATGAAGAGCTGGACAACCTCATTGGTGTCCGCAGCCGGGCCATCAGCCGCAAGCTCCGCAGTGTCCAGAGCCTGGATGATGCCAGCGCGGCAGCCCTGCTGGAGCTGGACAACGAGCCCGGCCGGCCGGTGGCAGCAAGACTGCCGGAGGAGCTTGAATAA
- a CDS encoding alpha/beta hydrolase, whose protein sequence is MKQAKRIAAMVLCLLALLALPAGAVMEKGEPNITAQTTMKEVRNNPGIKNSGFYTYSQDKDCPPGQALWEMTTVEGYTNEYVAEGCAKGLNLVIENYNNGVQVTHSFYTDAEKAADRTKNNTGLFYFPAKAENAKFALILAGSGANESAELEEGACTAWQLHELGYAAFILRYRVWTDASDDAPLEDIGRAMQYIEEHAAEFGIQPEQYAIVGYSMGGHLTGLFGTESVGYKHYNVPKPAALLLGYPINDMTYIKPIYHVIQDIGAYGPKYYTRNLSDEITPDYPATYHWHGVNDTLLKELAYWRQGPQLEAALQANHVKHVYRVFNNAPHVCGIGTGTDAENWLVEATAFWEEQCA, encoded by the coding sequence ATGAAACAGGCAAAACGAATCGCCGCGATGGTGCTGTGTCTGCTGGCACTGCTGGCCCTGCCCGCCGGTGCCGTAATGGAAAAGGGAGAGCCCAACATCACGGCCCAGACCACCATGAAGGAAGTGCGCAACAACCCGGGCATCAAGAACTCCGGCTTCTACACCTACTCGCAGGATAAGGACTGCCCGCCGGGTCAGGCTCTGTGGGAGATGACCACTGTGGAAGGCTACACCAACGAGTATGTGGCCGAAGGCTGTGCCAAGGGGCTGAATCTGGTCATTGAGAACTACAACAATGGCGTGCAGGTCACCCACTCGTTCTACACGGATGCGGAAAAGGCGGCGGACCGCACCAAAAACAACACCGGCCTGTTCTATTTCCCGGCCAAGGCCGAAAATGCCAAGTTTGCGCTGATCCTGGCCGGCAGCGGTGCCAATGAGAGCGCCGAGCTGGAGGAGGGGGCCTGCACGGCCTGGCAGCTGCATGAGCTGGGCTATGCCGCCTTTATTCTGCGGTATCGCGTCTGGACGGATGCCTCCGATGATGCTCCGCTGGAAGACATCGGCCGGGCCATGCAGTACATTGAGGAACACGCTGCGGAGTTTGGCATCCAGCCGGAGCAGTACGCCATCGTGGGATATTCCATGGGCGGCCACCTGACGGGTCTGTTCGGCACGGAATCGGTGGGGTATAAGCATTACAATGTGCCCAAGCCCGCTGCCCTGCTGCTGGGCTACCCCATCAACGATATGACCTACATCAAGCCCATCTACCATGTCATTCAGGATATCGGCGCGTACGGCCCCAAATACTATACCCGGAACCTTTCGGATGAGATCACGCCGGACTACCCCGCCACCTACCACTGGCACGGTGTGAACGACACGCTGCTGAAGGAGCTGGCCTACTGGCGGCAGGGACCGCAGCTGGAAGCTGCCCTGCAGGCCAATCACGTCAAGCATGTTTACCGGGTGTTCAACAATGCACCTCACGTCTGCGGCATCGGCACAGGAACAGATGCCGAGAACTGGCTGGTGGAAGCCACTGCTTTCTGGGAAGAGCAGTGCGCCTGA
- a CDS encoding transglutaminase-like domain-containing protein — MKNLNEAFVHLNVGLPDDVERLKAAGYYKEAMARIDEYLAEDWTETQNSPRSQGLEMPEYEQPANPVPHGVDALRDALLVQKEIMCRLPQEYCWNEAQAVARMQGLVRDFTVEEFRQLVHEGRVDWRFVEGEKHYLDRFAETLIATRADLAARQLDPPAPAALARERRRRIHDQMEREGQASARITLKTSVGMSDEAFAAALAKAKAEGRESVHVRAWLPIPAECLAQSEIELQSFTEQPGRIADANAPQRTVCWEADLTENRRFGVQYRYKTTAVYADPLDFVPAPEQPTFDTEEQAPHIVFTPYLRALAAQLTEGITDPAEKAKRIYDYVTLNVRYHYQPAYFVQDCLPDRCARNRRGDCGIMALTFITLCRLVGIPARWQSGLSVSPTGVGCHDWAMFYIAPKGWMYADCSFGASMARQGEEELRRHYFGSLDTGRMVANRAFEAPFDPPMYGFRSDPYDNQSGECEVDGVGLYGDALDTRKELVDFEDL; from the coding sequence ATGAAAAATCTGAACGAAGCATTTGTGCATCTGAACGTCGGTCTGCCCGATGATGTGGAGCGGCTGAAGGCCGCGGGCTATTACAAAGAAGCAATGGCACGGATCGATGAATATCTGGCCGAGGACTGGACGGAGACCCAGAACAGCCCCCGCAGTCAGGGGTTGGAAATGCCGGAGTACGAGCAGCCCGCCAACCCTGTGCCCCACGGCGTGGACGCGCTGCGGGATGCCCTGCTGGTGCAGAAGGAGATCATGTGCCGCCTGCCGCAGGAATACTGCTGGAACGAGGCACAGGCCGTGGCCCGGATGCAGGGCCTTGTGCGGGATTTCACGGTGGAGGAGTTCCGCCAGCTGGTGCATGAGGGCCGGGTGGACTGGCGGTTTGTGGAAGGGGAGAAGCACTACCTTGACCGCTTTGCCGAGACGCTGATCGCCACCCGCGCCGACCTTGCTGCCCGTCAGCTCGACCCGCCTGCCCCGGCCGCGCTGGCACGGGAGCGCCGCCGCCGCATCCATGACCAGATGGAGCGGGAAGGGCAGGCCAGTGCCCGCATCACGCTGAAGACCAGCGTGGGGATGTCGGATGAGGCCTTTGCTGCTGCTCTGGCCAAGGCAAAGGCAGAGGGCCGGGAGAGCGTGCACGTCCGCGCCTGGCTGCCCATCCCGGCGGAATGCTTGGCCCAGAGCGAGATCGAGCTGCAGAGCTTTACCGAGCAGCCGGGCCGCATCGCCGATGCAAACGCCCCCCAGCGCACGGTCTGCTGGGAGGCCGACCTGACCGAAAACCGCCGCTTCGGGGTGCAGTATCGTTACAAGACAACGGCAGTCTATGCTGACCCGCTGGACTTTGTGCCTGCACCGGAACAGCCGACCTTTGATACCGAGGAGCAGGCCCCGCATATCGTGTTCACGCCCTACCTGCGGGCGCTGGCCGCGCAGCTGACCGAAGGGATCACCGACCCGGCGGAAAAGGCAAAGCGCATCTATGATTACGTTACCCTGAACGTGCGGTATCACTATCAGCCCGCCTACTTTGTGCAGGACTGCCTGCCCGACCGCTGCGCACGGAACCGGCGCGGTGACTGCGGCATTATGGCCCTGACCTTCATCACCCTCTGCCGTCTGGTGGGCATTCCGGCCCGCTGGCAGAGCGGCCTGTCGGTGTCGCCCACCGGCGTGGGCTGCCACGACTGGGCCATGTTCTACATTGCCCCCAAGGGCTGGATGTATGCCGACTGCTCGTTTGGTGCCTCCATGGCACGGCAGGGCGAGGAAGAGCTGCGCCGCCACTACTTCGGCAGCCTGGACACCGGGCGCATGGTGGCAAACCGCGCCTTTGAGGCACCCTTTGACCCACCGATGTACGGGTTCCGCTCCGACCCCTATGATAACCAGTCGGGCGAGTGCGAGGTGGACGGCGTGGGCCTTTATGGCGATGCGCTGGATACCCGGAAAGAATTGGTCGATTTCGAGGACTTATAA
- a CDS encoding GNAT family N-acetyltransferase, with protein sequence MSEITVRPMMPEDWTAVSKIYLEGIATEHATFQTNCPPYTAWDASHTRECRLVVLDDGVVAGWAALHRVDPRWCYRGVAEVSIYVGEKFRGKGLGYHLLTALCREAEQAGYWTLQSTVLQDNAPSRGLHLKCGFRVVGRRERIARDCHGRWLDTYLMERRCAADEPAGYKKL encoded by the coding sequence ATGAGTGAGATCACAGTCCGGCCCATGATGCCGGAGGATTGGACTGCTGTGTCCAAAATATATCTGGAGGGCATTGCCACCGAGCACGCCACCTTCCAGACCAACTGCCCGCCCTACACCGCCTGGGACGCATCCCATACCCGGGAATGCCGCCTGGTGGTGCTGGATGATGGGGTCGTGGCCGGCTGGGCAGCCCTGCATCGGGTAGACCCCCGCTGGTGCTACCGCGGCGTGGCCGAGGTGAGCATCTATGTCGGGGAAAAATTCCGGGGCAAGGGGCTGGGTTATCACCTGCTCACGGCGCTCTGCCGCGAGGCCGAACAGGCCGGGTACTGGACGCTGCAGTCCACGGTGCTGCAGGACAACGCCCCCTCCCGGGGCCTGCACCTGAAATGCGGCTTCCGCGTGGTGGGCCGCCGGGAGCGCATTGCCCGGGACTGCCACGGCCGCTGGCTGGACACCTACCTGATGGAGCGGCGATGTGCAGCGGACGAACCGGCGGGCTATAAAAAGCTGTAA
- a CDS encoding PAS domain-containing protein — MADLNAYFKSIIDQDREAVVICDLDHTILYMNPAAVVDYGKYGGASLLGKSLLACHNPHSVEAIRKVIEWFATDTSHNIVYTYHNAKHDRDVYMVALRDEDGTLIGYYEKHDSRKAETMKQYDLF; from the coding sequence ATGGCAGACCTGAACGCCTATTTCAAAAGCATCATCGACCAGGACCGCGAGGCCGTGGTTATCTGCGACCTGGATCACACCATCCTCTATATGAACCCTGCCGCTGTGGTGGATTACGGCAAATATGGCGGCGCTTCCCTGCTGGGCAAAAGCCTTCTGGCCTGCCACAACCCCCATTCGGTGGAAGCCATCCGCAAGGTGATCGAGTGGTTCGCGACGGATACCAGCCACAACATCGTCTATACCTATCACAACGCAAAGCATGACCGCGATGTCTACATGGTTGCCCTGCGGGACGAGGACGGTACCCTGATCGGCTACTACGAGAAGCATGATTCCCGAAAAGCTGAAACTATGAAGCAGTACGATTTGTTCTGA
- a CDS encoding RluA family pseudouridine synthase produces MKQFTATANDEGVRLSRFVQSVTRDLPTSLLYKSFRNKRVKVNGKKGAPEDRLKAGDLIELYINDEFFPPEGAKPAARKPAPKKQQNQPKVTVIYEDENIAVLYKPTHLLCHSDRTGDANLVDAFTQYLAQKGEYDAGGENRFKPGICNRLDRGTEGLVIAAKSYAALRDMNEIIRTDLLKKEYYTITVGIPQSGRFTAWWEHDEKNNKVSIHAHQSQDERRKQIITDVDVLRTAGPFALCKIGLVTGRTHQIRAHLAYLGKPVLGDIKYGNRKMNERTGTRTQALCAVRISFLDIPEENSLRYLSGKVIKLKDPQIVKQFDALDKNKEGATSWQT; encoded by the coding sequence TGTACAAGAGCTTCCGCAACAAGCGGGTCAAGGTCAACGGCAAAAAAGGAGCCCCCGAGGATCGGCTCAAGGCGGGCGATCTCATTGAGCTGTACATCAACGATGAATTCTTCCCGCCCGAGGGCGCAAAGCCTGCAGCCCGCAAGCCTGCCCCCAAAAAGCAGCAGAACCAGCCCAAGGTGACCGTCATCTATGAGGACGAGAACATTGCCGTGCTGTACAAGCCCACCCACCTGCTCTGCCACAGCGACCGCACCGGCGATGCCAACCTTGTGGACGCATTCACCCAGTATCTGGCCCAGAAGGGCGAGTACGATGCGGGCGGCGAGAATCGCTTCAAGCCCGGCATCTGCAACCGGCTGGACCGCGGCACCGAGGGGCTGGTGATCGCGGCCAAGAGCTACGCCGCCCTGCGGGATATGAACGAGATCATCCGCACCGACCTGCTCAAAAAGGAATACTACACCATCACCGTGGGCATCCCCCAGAGCGGACGGTTCACGGCCTGGTGGGAGCACGACGAAAAGAACAACAAGGTCAGCATCCATGCCCACCAATCTCAGGATGAGCGCCGCAAGCAGATCATCACCGATGTGGATGTTCTGCGCACCGCCGGGCCGTTTGCGCTGTGCAAGATCGGCCTGGTCACGGGCCGCACCCACCAAATCCGCGCGCATCTGGCCTACTTGGGCAAGCCGGTGCTGGGAGATATCAAATACGGCAACCGCAAGATGAACGAGCGCACCGGCACCCGGACACAGGCTCTCTGCGCCGTCCGCATCAGCTTCCTGGATATCCCGGAGGAAAACAGCCTGCGCTATCTCTCCGGCAAGGTCATCAAGCTGAAAGACCCCCAGATCGTCAAACAGTTCGACGCGCTGGATAAGAATAAAGAAGGAGCAACATCATGGCAGACCTGA
- a CDS encoding FprA family A-type flavoprotein, producing the protein MSVKKISEAILGVGVDDTTIDLFESQYPVPTGVSYNSYVILDEKTAILDTVDSRATEPWLANLTEALAGRKPDYLVVSHMEPDHGANIARLAALYPEMQVVGNAKTFLYMDQFFGTDAVAKERRVVVKDGESLSLGTHTLTFVLAPMVHWPEVMVSYESSEKVLFSADGFGRFGAVARFDENADWASEARRYYLNIVGKYGPQVQALLKKAAALDIATICPLHGPVLTGDLSKYLNYYDLWSSYKAEEPEKILVASASIHGHTRAAAHTMAEKLRAKGAKVVEMDLTRTDVSYAVTEAFRCGRIVLACATYDGFLFPPMENLLTHLKTKNFQGRTVGLMENGTWAPMAAKLMRAELEGMKNITVCDAVVTIRSAANAAAEAQMDVLADELLAK; encoded by the coding sequence ATGAGCGTGAAAAAGATCAGCGAAGCCATTCTGGGCGTTGGTGTGGACGATACCACCATTGACCTGTTCGAGAGCCAGTACCCGGTGCCCACCGGCGTGAGCTACAATTCCTATGTCATTCTGGACGAAAAGACTGCCATTCTGGATACGGTGGACAGCCGTGCCACGGAGCCCTGGCTTGCCAACCTGACCGAGGCACTGGCCGGACGCAAGCCGGATTACCTGGTGGTCAGCCACATGGAGCCTGACCACGGTGCCAACATCGCCAGACTGGCCGCCCTCTACCCGGAAATGCAGGTGGTGGGCAACGCCAAGACTTTCCTGTATATGGATCAGTTCTTTGGGACGGATGCCGTTGCCAAGGAGCGCCGCGTGGTGGTGAAGGACGGCGAGAGCCTGAGCCTGGGCACCCACACCCTGACCTTTGTGCTTGCCCCCATGGTGCACTGGCCCGAGGTCATGGTGAGCTATGAAAGCAGTGAAAAGGTGCTCTTCTCTGCAGACGGCTTTGGCCGGTTTGGCGCTGTGGCCAGGTTTGACGAAAACGCCGACTGGGCCAGCGAGGCCCGCCGCTACTACCTGAACATCGTGGGCAAGTACGGCCCGCAGGTGCAGGCTCTGCTGAAAAAGGCCGCCGCGCTGGATATCGCCACCATCTGCCCCCTGCACGGCCCTGTGCTGACCGGCGATCTGAGCAAGTACCTGAACTACTATGACCTGTGGTCCAGCTACAAGGCCGAGGAGCCGGAGAAGATCCTGGTGGCCAGCGCTTCCATCCACGGCCACACCAGAGCCGCCGCCCACACCATGGCTGAGAAGCTGCGCGCCAAGGGTGCCAAGGTGGTGGAGATGGATCTGACCCGCACCGATGTCTCCTATGCCGTCACTGAGGCCTTCCGCTGCGGCCGGATCGTGCTGGCCTGCGCCACCTACGATGGCTTCCTCTTCCCGCCGATGGAGAATCTGCTGACCCACCTCAAGACCAAGAACTTCCAGGGCCGCACCGTTGGCCTGATGGAGAACGGCACCTGGGCCCCCATGGCTGCAAAGCTGATGCGTGCTGAGCTGGAAGGCATGAAGAACATCACCGTCTGTGATGCCGTTGTGACCATCCGCTCTGCCGCCAATGCCGCCGCTGAGGCACAGATGGATGTGCTGGCTGACGAGCTGCTGGCAAAGTAA
- the smpB gene encoding SsrA-binding protein SmpB, with translation MAPTKERPATKTIATNREARHEYFVLEALETGVELKGTEVKSLRAGGVNLKDSWVDIEDGELLVKGMHITPYDHGNIFNQDPMRVRRLLAHKNEIRRLHQQCKLQGYTLVPLSLYFKHGRVKMELGLCKGKKLYDKRADAAKRDAKRSIDRAVKSNGVYY, from the coding sequence ATGGCACCGACCAAAGAGCGTCCGGCAACCAAGACGATTGCCACAAACCGGGAAGCGCGCCACGAGTATTTCGTTCTGGAAGCGCTGGAGACCGGCGTTGAGCTGAAAGGCACTGAGGTCAAGAGCCTGCGTGCCGGCGGCGTGAACCTGAAAGACAGCTGGGTCGATATTGAGGACGGCGAGCTGCTGGTCAAGGGAATGCACATCACCCCCTACGACCACGGCAACATCTTCAATCAGGACCCCATGCGGGTGCGGCGGCTGCTGGCCCACAAGAACGAGATCCGGCGGCTGCACCAGCAGTGCAAGCTGCAGGGCTACACTCTTGTGCCGCTTTCGCTCTACTTCAAGCATGGCCGCGTCAAAATGGAGCTGGGCCTGTGCAAGGGCAAAAAGCTCTACGACAAGCGCGCAGATGCCGCCAAGCGCGATGCCAAGCGCTCCATCGACCGGGCCGTTAAATCCAACGGCGTTTACTATTGA